One segment of Hippopotamus amphibius kiboko isolate mHipAmp2 chromosome 2, mHipAmp2.hap2, whole genome shotgun sequence DNA contains the following:
- the LOC130844715 gene encoding XK-related protein 8-like, whose translation LLGLDPPSQARVVAVIYFLWNLLLLWPQVLVVALFSALFPRCVALHFLSLWLVLLFWVWLLGTDFMPDPCSEWLYRVTVATTLYFSWFKVAEGRTRARATIHLVFLLNDSLLLVVAWVTQSAWLPSGHLLQRLLPAAGICFLLGLVLRLGYYRWLHPNCHWEPDQVDRAQGFRFLEGHQLPQNRRMAQLAKNFFPKARDEAALPRKGEVNGVL comes from the coding sequence cttctgGGCTTGGACCCGCCCTCCCAGGCCAGGGTCGTCGCCGTGATATACTTCCTGTGGAACCTGCTGCTGCTGTGGCCCCAAGTCCTGGTCGTGGCCCTGTTCTCAGCCCTCTTCCCCCGCTGCGTGGCCCTGCACTTCCTGAGCCTGTGGCTGGTGCTGCTATTCTGGGTCTGGCTTCTGGGCACGGACTTTATGCCGGATCCCTGCTCCGAGTGGCTGTACCGGGTGACAGTGGCCACCACCCTTTATTTCTCCTGGTTCAAAGTGGCTGAGGGCCGCACCCGTGCCCGTGCTACCATCCACCTGGTGTTCCTGCTGAATGACAGCCTTCTCCTGGTGGTCGCCTGGGTGACTCAGAGCGCCTGGCTGCCCAGCGGGCACCTGCTACAGAGGCTGCTGCCTGCGGCCGGCATCTGCTTCCTTCTGGGTCTAGTTCTGCGGCTGGGCTACTACCGCTGGCTACACCCTAACTGCCACTGGGAGCCTGACCAGGTGGACAGGGCCCAGGGTTTCCGCTTCCTCGAGGGGCATCAGCTGCCTCAGAATAGACGCATGGCCCAGTTGGCTAAGAACTTTTTTCCCAAGGCTAGGGATGAGGCAGCTTTGCCACGGAAAGGAGAGGTGAATGGTGTCCTTTGA